Genomic segment of Trichoderma breve strain T069 chromosome 7 map unlocalized scaffold00007, whole genome shotgun sequence:
GGAAGAGAGTGTCAGCCAATTGAACGCATATAACTAGAATCCAATGAAGATGATCTTAAAATGATTTAAACACATGAATTCAATGCTAAGTAATAAACTCTCTTTTAAGATCTTATGATCTCTAAATAGCAATCGTTTAGGAGAAGTagtgatatatatatacttagaAGGCGCACTGAATTTGCGTGCCCCGTTAATATCAACACGCGCCCACTATGAGAAAGACTAAAGCGGTAAATATTAATGGATCTGGTAAGCATCATACTGGTTTTTGGGGCGAGTAAGATTTTGCACACCAATAGTGTAGCGCTATATTTGAAGCCACTGATAATGATTACTCTTCAGCCTCAGAAACACGTACTGAGATTTTCTATCTGATGATCAAATTTAATCTCCCTTCTGAAGAGCGGGCGTGCTGTTTGTGCCACAAGATAGATGTAGAGCGTTATATTCAGAACCACCCCACGCAAGCTGTTATCGTCAACAAATGCCCTGCTCCCCGCATGAGTTCACTGAATGGACGATTAGAACCACTCATCATCCTTGAATGATGACCTGTGCCACGACTCAATCTTTTTGCTGTTCCGAATTCAATTTGTCTAAGAATCGAGCGAAGTAAATAGATAAATATCAAATTTACCCGTTATTAAGTAGATGTTGCCGAGCAAGATTAAAGAGGGCTGCGCAGTGGTTTCTTGTTAGCCGCGTAAAACTTGGCTGCACTTGACTGATTGGCGAGCCACAAAGGAGGACGGATCATCTAGTGTTGGCATATCCACCTACATCAACATTAGTTGGTAACGGACAATAAAGTTGCCATAATGAAATGACATGAGTAGTAATCAATTATTGCAGATTGGGCTTTATAGGATGCAAGGGTCTGCATCATCGTTGAGTAAGCCGGACGAATTcggctttgtcttttctaAAAAGGGAGTGAGAGTAGTGGAAGAATCGTCTCTCATTTGCTGGAAGGTAAGtgatattttcttcttcagtgGGGTCGCCTTTCACTGCAAGATTTAAAACTTCGTAATCATGGATAGAAACATTTTCTTTCCGAATTGAAGCTACAGCTGCACTGGTAATTTTACTATGATAGCCTTACTTCAAAGTGCTTTTAGCCTTTTGAACTTGAACGCATCGCCATTAACACACTCTCCAGTACTTAAAAAAGTAGTTCGAGTGATGAGATACGTCGAGGTTCTCAAATTGCAAGGCCTCCTTTCATCATGAGATAAGATATCCAATTGCCCACTAACAGCTCCAAATTGTCAAGGACATCATATTGCTCAGATACCCAACGCCAATAGCGCCTAAAAGGCCGCTAATTTACTGAACCTTACTCACATGCTAGCGGGAACAATTTCGTTCACTGGATCCGAATATACACTCTTACAGGCAAACAGGCAATCGCGTGCCGAGCAGTTTGCGTACTCTCGGCCGAAAAGTCCGCTTAGATGATGAAAACATTCTAAAACAATTGGCAGGAACCAACTCAGACCTCTCCCGAAAGTGAAAACTTCACACTGGTAtgatgcaaaagaaaagaagatgaaaaggacaaagacTAAAAGAGTTCCGTTATCCTGTGCTTTAGCAAGTAACTAAAAGCAAACAATAATATTTGTACAAGATACAAACAATATTCCTCGACTTGCTGTAGCTATTAAGCAGCTATCGTACATTCCATTAAGTGCTTCTAGGTCCTTCACGCATTGTAAGCGCCGTTTTTCTCCCTTGTTTTCGAATGTTCACTCTTTGCTAGATCTCTCCGTCTTTGAAACGTGAATGGTTCAAACGTTGATAAATTAACCTCGAAGAccatgagaaaaaaaaattcagcTCAACGATATCAAACACGATATTGGAGACAATAGCCTCTAGGTGTGAGAAGAGAGGTTGTGATTGCTAGTTAACAGTGAGAAAAAATACAACTTGGAGCACCACGAATAAACTACGAATGCTTTAGCTCTTAGACTAGCATTCTAAATTGCATGAGCTTTGCACAGACTAGAGAAGACAATATTAACAAGAATGCTTGAAGAATCCGCGTTTGCAGTTGCACATGTGCCAAGTCCTTGGCAACTATACCGAGCGATATATGTAGTAATTATTCTTTAGTCGTATCACATCTTTTTCATAACTATAATccttcaacaagcttctcatTTCTTTCAATCGATCTTTCCGTGGGACTACTCCTTTTCGCGGATAAGTCTTACAAGACTTTAGCTCATGTCATACGAGACAGCCCCTTGGGAAATGCCGTCTTtccaagaagaggaagtaATACACCGGCATGGGTTTAGCAGAGAGGGCATTGGCCTGAATTGGTATCATCTAGCTAGTTGGCGTCTTGACATACATCGGAATACCTCAACTAGTAGTACAGGCCAATGCCATCCAGAGATAATGGAATATGAGTTGGGAAACCAGCGAGATAATGCCTAAGTGGGGGATGGATCTGCTTAGTTCAGTGGGGTCATGTCGAACTTcgcattctcattctcaaaTTGGTAAGTTGCAATATCTGTTCCTTGTGCCACCTCACCCTTCCGTATAGATTGAACAGCAATGTTGAGTTTGCTAGCACAACAGAATGGATGTCAACCGCGCCAATATTTATTCCACAAGGGCTGTTGAACGTGTTCACTCTTAGTACGTTTCGTGACGGCCCGCTTCTAGACATGGCTACTGACATGCGTGTGGATAATGTGAAAGTGTTAAGACTGTTGACCTACATCAAGGATAGACTAAGCAGTTGCGCAATAGTACTTCCTATCAACATATCGAAGCTACCTCAAGCCAATACAATTCTCGGCCGTACAGTTGATATCGATTTGTCACTAATAATTATCCCTAAGCCACTCTAGAAAGTAGGTTCCCACTTCACCCGGCTTCGCGAGCATACTCCAATGACCAGCATCTATTTCTTTCACTGTTAGGTGAGGTACCAATCCAAGAGTTTTGACAGCTTCAATCCCCTGCGCCCGACAAACAACGTCTTGTGTTCCCGCAACGAATAAGTATGGCACATCGATTTTGTATCTCTCAGCCGGCAGCCGCGAATCTTGCTCGTAAAAACGGCCATCTAGCAGTGATCGATAGTAGCATAAAGACGATTCAAATCCGTCCCGTTTCATGCGATTAATAAAATTTTCTCGCATTTGATTGGTTGCATAGTCTTGCACGGGTCCTTTCTTGTCCTGCTCCAGCCAGGTTTTGAGTCCATCTTTTGCACAAAGCGTGTTCATCCACTCTATTGGTTCCGCGTGTAAAGCCGTAAACAACGATTCAGTGTGCTCTTTTAATAGTGCAGGTCCAGCAACTGGATCGCTAAACAGCGCCCAATACCAGCCTGTGAAATAGCCAATAGCTTGGATCATAGCCGGAGCCAGCTGATCCATCACAATTGGTCCttgtggaggaggagatgctgggAAATTCAACATGATCAATCCAGAGCAACGCTCAGGATGAAAAGCATAGAGGCGGTGAGCATGACCCGCGCCCCAATCATGCCCACAGCTAATGACCTTTTCAACATGCTCAGCATCTAGGATGTCAATAAAGTCTCCATTCAATCCGGCTGAATCAAACACCTCCGGGTCAGTAGGTTTCGAGGTATCGCCATGGCCTAAACAGTCAGGTATAATGACCCCATATCCTTGCGGAATAAGATAGCGTGTTGCGAGATCCTCCCACAGTGCCGCGTGATCCGGCCAcccatgaaggagaagaatggTTGGCTTCCcacttgatgctgttgacaCATAAT
This window contains:
- a CDS encoding alpha/beta hydrolase fold domain-containing protein; amino-acid sequence: MDTLTKKIVKVSRGFSYTYYVSTASSGKPTILLLHGWPDHAALWEDLATRYLIPQGYGVIIPDCLGHGDTSKPTDPEVFDSAGLNGDFIDILDAEHVEKVISCGHDWGAGHAHRLYAFHPERCSGLIMLNFPASPPPQGPIVMDQLAPAMIQAIGYFTGWYWALFSDPVAGPALLKEHTESLFTALHAEPIEWMNTLCAKDGLKTWLEQDKKGPVQDYATNQMRENFINRMKRDGFESSLCYYRSLLDGRFYEQDSRLPAERYKIDVPYLFVAGTQDVVCRAQGIEAVKTLGLVPHLTVKEIDAGHWSMLAKPGEVGTYFLEWLRDNY